Within Brachyhypopomus gauderio isolate BG-103 chromosome 4, BGAUD_0.2, whole genome shotgun sequence, the genomic segment aaataattaaaaaaaaaaaacaaacctatAAAATCAAGTCCCATTCGGTGGCCCTAGGCTGCTTGTGGCAGGCTTTGAGATTCAGTGTTGAGATTCAGTGAATGAATGATTCATTCATTTCAGTTTGCTTTTCCAGATGTTATAAAATCACAGCTAGAATTGGTCTCTTGTGTGTATGATatggtgcctgtgtgtgttctgtattatttgtgtgagtatgtgtgcttGCTTGCTTGTGTCTGGGGTATAAACATACATTTTCAATTACATTATTATTCTGAATTATTCTTTTTATATAGGAATTATATTATTATGAATTATTATATGCATATATTCATTATATTGTTATTCTGAATTAGTATATGCatacattaattatattattactCTGAATGGAAATGCATGTAGGAGGAGCCAAAGAAAGTTCTTTTCAACTATGACCTTTTCCTGAACCTGGAGGGCAACCCACCTGTCAATCACCTACGCTGTGAGAAACTCACCTTCAACAACCCCACCCGAGACTTCCGGCGCAAGCTGCTCAAGGCTGGAGGGGTGAGTGAAGCATGCTGGGGGTTGGAGTTTTCAGGCGAGAAATACCTTGCAAATATTACGAGTTCATTAAATAGTAACTCCCCTGTGTCCTGTTACTCATTATTCCAGGACACAGATCTCCAGTATATGCTGTGCTAATGCCAAGCAGAGgctattttttttctctctgatTGACTGGAAACTGAGACACAGCAAAGTGCACCGTTGAACAGGGTTAACTCTGCTTAGCGACACAGCTGTGAGATACAGGAAGTAACCTTGGTACTGAGACAAGGCAGCTAGACAGAGATGCCTGACTGTGTGAACCTCTGCTGGGAGAAGCCCAGATCTGGTGCCTGGAAATGCTCTCTGAGCCTTTGTCTgtttttctcccccccccctccccccagatcATGGTAGTGCCGGAGGGGTCAGAGGTCGTGACCCGGCCGAGTCCAGACTACCCCATGCTTCCGACCATCCCCCTGTCTGCCTTCTCCGACCCCAAGAAGAGTAAAATCTCCCAAGGCCCCAAGGTTGTACACCAGCCGTCTGAGGCCCTCAGCACTGTTCATCCTGttcttccccatctctctccatcattACGCCTCACTCAGTGTAACAGTGACAAGTATATTGGCCACGCCCATAGGCGGGCTGTTGGCAAGATCAGGTTTCACCTTGTTTTTGTTAATCCCAGAtcattcagaatgctgcagacctagagcatcatcatcatcgcagATAACATTTGTGTTTTGGCTCTGAACTCGGGGTTATTGATTTGAAATGCAGAGACCATGAGGTCAAAGTGCACTGTAGCCTCTTTAATTCCAGGAAGCTTTAGTTTTGTGCAGCACAACAGCACAAACATTGTAACTGGACCACTGCAGCGGACGTATCCTAAACCACacctgctgctcttctgcttATCCCAAACCACACCTGATGCTCTTCTGGTAGCCTGCTACTTCTGCTACTACACCTGCTGCTACACCTGCCCAGCagtgtgcacacgtgtgggttgcagtgatggagcagttCAGGGTGGAGTTACACAGTCCTTCTGCCCTTAAAGTACAGAATATTGTTCTTTATTACGCATAATTCTTTCGAATCAGTGTGGAACTTTTATTGGAAATTAGCTTTTTTTTAATGCTTGAATTGCAACTTATGAACTTTGCAGCATATGGTGCATTAAAGGAGATGTGTGTCAGTTtaaatgaccccccccccctctctctctctctctctctctctctctctctctctctctctctctctctctctctctctctctctctctctctctctctctctggacagGAGCTCCTAAAAGATAACAGTAGCAATTCTAAAGCTTCCAAACCCCACAAGCTGGCCAAGGAGCATCGCGAGCGCCCTCGTAACGACTCCGACAGCAAGACTTCGTCTAAAGGAGACGCTGAACGAGACGGTGGCGTCAGTAAGGGCAGCCGTGAGCCTTCGTCcttctcttcctcatcctcgtcGAAAAAGCCAGAGATCAAAGTAAAACAGGAAACTAAAGCCCTTCCCAAAGCTGCATTCAAAGAACCCAAGTTGTCTCTGAAGGAGCCCAAAATGGAGGGGGCATCCCCTAAAGGAGGCGGGACAGGGGGCGGCACTGGAGGAGGGGTGGGCGGTGCTTCATCAGATAGCAAGTCTTCCAGCAAGCGCCCTTCTAATGCTGATTCGCCAAAACCCGGTATCAAGAAGCCCAAAAAAGGCATAACGGAGGGGTCGAAGAActcggggggcggggcattccCTGGCACCTCCCCCCgtgtctcctcctccaccaccacacctgggTACGGAGAAAAGAAAGGCTCGAAGGACCGGGCTCGCTGGGCAAAGGGCAAGCAGGACACGCAAGAGGTCAAGGAGCCGAAGAAACCACCTGAAACGGATGACTCCAACTCGGATGACGAGGTCTCGTCCAAGTCTGAGGTGAGCACAAGGCCTGCTGTGGCCTggctggggggggaggggtccTCTAACACGCCcttcctcctttctctcttcaTCGTATTTCTTATATTCCCCCTTCTCATTCTCTCCCGCCCCACAGCAATCTGCCCCCTCAAGTCCATCAAACTCCAGTTCTAGTTCGGACTCCAGCTCTGACTCTGACTTTGAACCACAGCAAAAACAAGGTCAAGGTAAGCCAGGAAGTCATGCATATGCATATCCCACTGATTGAGGCCCCGCCCATCGCCTTGCACATCAGTAGATGCCAACAGATGCCACATTCTCTAACTGAAACCCTGTTTAGTACCTATAAGAACTCCAAACAGGTTATTGCATGTGCAGAGTGTAAGTGTTGTAGTGGCTGTCAGACAAGGGTCAAGTTTAGATtgtagatgtagtgtgagtCACCTGCTGTTTTTTATCTCAGTAGGATTTGTGTCCGAGATTTTTACCACCTTCCTTTATAGATTACGGTTAGCCTGGCGCTAGTGGGCTTATGCCAGCGATCATGATGCTGTTCAATAAAGCAGCTTCTTTAAGTCCAAGTTTAGTCTCCGAGTTTAGTCTCGCTTAGGGGGACCCTGTCCTTAAGTGATATGTAAATGACCCTGTCCTTAACTGACCTGTAAATGACCCTGCCCTTAAGTGACCTGTAAATAACCCCTGTCCTTAAGTGATATGTAAATGACCCTGTCCTTAACTGACCTGTAAATGACCCTGCCATTAAGTGACCTGTAAATAACCCCTGTCCTTAAGTGATATGTAAATGACCCTGTCCTTAACTGACCTGTAAATGACCCTGTCCTTAAGTGTCCTGTAACTGACCCTGTCCTTAAGTGTCCTGTAACTGACCCTGCCCTTAAGTGTCCTGTAACTGACCCTGCCCTTAAGTGACCTGTAAATGACCCTGCCCTTAAGTGACCTGTAAATGATCCTGCCCTTAAGTGACATGTAAATAACCCCTGCCCTTAAGTGACATGTAAATAACCCCTGCCCTTAAGTGACCTGTAAATAAACCCTGCCCTTAAGTGACCTGTAAATGACCGTCCTTAAGTGACCTGTAGATGACCCTGCCCTTAAGTGACCTGTAGATGGACCCTGCCCTTAAGTGACCTGTAGATGACCCCTGCCCTTAAGTGACCTGTAGATGACCCCTGCCCTTAAGTGACCTGTAAATGACCCTGCCCTTAACTGACCTGTAAAGGACCCCTGCCCTTAACTGACCTTTAAATGACTAAATGACCCTGTCCTTAAGTGACCTGTAACTGACCCTGTCCTTAAGTGACCTGTAATTGACCCTGCCCTTAAGTGACCTGTAACTGACCCTGCCCTTAAGTGACATGTAAATAACCCCTGCCCTTAAGTGACCTGTAAAGGACTAAATGACCCTGCCCTTAAGTGACCTGTAAATAACCCCTGCCCTTAAGTGACCTGTAACTGACCCTGTCCTTAAGTGACCTGTAACTGACCCTGCCCTTAAGTGACCTGTAAATAACCCCTGTCCTTAAGTGACCTGTAACTGACCCTGCCCTTAAGTGACCTGTAAATGACCCTGCCCTTAACTGACCTTTAAATGACTAAATGACCCTGCCCTTAACTGACCTGTAAATAACCCCTGCCCTTAAGTGACCTGTAACTGACCCTGCCCTTAAGTGACCTGTAAATGACCCCTATCCTGAAGTGACCTGTAAATGACCCCTGTCCTTAAGTGACCTGTAAATGACCCCTGTCCTTAAGTGACCTGTAAATGACCCCTGCCCTTAACCctattatgcagaagcgccccctagtgggcccgccggcgggcccagctcctttacggcgatataaaacatattaaacattaatgaatctccgaacaaaagcgcttaaatcaaaatttcctatcccatctacatgcctaccgagtttcagccgtctacgtgcagccgatcgcgagatatccggctttgaagttgaccacaaaagtgcaccccgcgagggggtctcccgacatatccgtttacaaaacatatttatgttgtgaaatgtcttaatgttttgtcacctaaaaatcgtttactaataaggctttaatttaagaccttaacagcgtagatccgttgtggttaagtaccttaaaaagcttgctcacctcactgcaaaattttccaaaatccgcttcctgaatgagacactccgacaaatctgccccctaagcgtcacagaagcattcttaacgctgatttgacccctcattacaaagctgcagcggttctgctttgatttgagtggtttttattggtctaaagtggggtagtgactttgagtgacaggttttacaacctctcccacggcgaggtgcgaaggggagggggggagggtgaaccaataagcccacagagacaagctggcgcctcagaagtgattgaaagctgttctaaccaatagtgtacatccttccgaagctagccagccctcatatgacatgattggtcaagtatatttttaaattgagccctcggaaactggcgcttcatttccaatttcggccgctagcatagcaacataagctaaccctttgctaacctaagctaagctccccagaacacactgttcggcgaaactgaagcagccatggattattttgttcgtttttatgcggattgtggatacttttgaacataaacggattactttgtgtggaatatatgagcaattttcggaattttcgccaacccggaagtaagacggtacaccggctacgacgcgattctacgtactgtgagtaacaatggataatttttcataagcgatattgtacaaaatatatattctaatactaaacattaactaagcgttagattataaacagttttagagcgtttgagtgctgcagcactctgtatcgtgtcggatgctaccggagttggctacggtaacctagcttatgctgtcggactatattggacataaatatgatatcataacgttcatatttggacatgaaatttagtcattggaattttctggtcttgctgtaatatgtgcagcattgttgtttgtcgtagctcctcggtttcgtgtaaggaatttgttggcatgttagcttagttggctaatggtgtgtgttgggtgtggcatatttagacatgggtgtggtgcacttgacataccttggataaagctgaataacttttcaatgcttgcatggatttgctccattttttctgtgttgttagaaaataccctagcgaaatttattgtaatttctgatacctaatttgaataactatgtgaatatacattccagtcatgttcaagttcaagtcagcatttgtgacattcctggcatattagcatctgcaatagaggctctaaaataaaccaaattatgtgaatatgatactgaagtgtattaatatgttcccccaactgcctacttcagtttgagccatgaatgataattttcctatatgtacaacttgagatatctagttttaatgtgaactatgtcaaaaatgttaaaaatggccaccgggtgtgcgaatctgcagtataaggttaaGTGACCTGTAACTGACCCTGCCCTTAAGTGACCTGTAACTGACCCTGCCCTTAAGTGACCTGTAAATGACCGTCCTTAAGTGACCTGTAGATGACCCCTGCTCTTAACTGACCTTTAAATGACCCTGCCCTTAAGTGACATGTAAATGACCCTGCCCCTCAGTAACCTGTAAATAACCCCTGCAATTTAAGTGACCTGTAAATGACCCCTGTCCTTAGGTGACCTGTAAATGACCCTGCCCTTCAGTGACCTGTAAACTACCCCTGCCCTTAGGTAACCTTTAAATGACTAAATGACCCTGTCTTTAAGTGACCTGTAAATGACCATGTCCTTCTGGTGGAACTGCTGGTAGTTACAAGGCTGTATGAGGATCATCGTCATGTTGTTTACGTAGTCGAGCACCTTTGGAACTCCCAAGACTGCTGTACAAAACGATTTTTGTAGAAAGTGAGAAATAGGAGAGAAGGATCTCTTCAAACCTGTGCCACGGCCCTGAGTATATTTTATACATCAGTATTTCTGCTAAATGATTAAGTTGTGTTGTTGAAGTACCATAGATATCACATAATCTACTCTGCCTTGCAGGGCCACTGCGTTCTATGGTGGAGGACCTACAGTCTGAAGAGTCTGATGAAGATGACAGCAGCTCAGATGAAGAGACACCAGTCAAGAACAACCCGCCCAACCGCGACGCCAGGTCTCTACCTCTTATTGgcatctctcactctccctcaccttctctctctcttcccttctctccctctttctctctccttctccttttctctctcttctccttcctccctctctctttctctctccttttccttttctctctctcttctcttccctcctctctctgtcccaccCACCTAGTGTGTTTTGTTCTATTAGAAATTACACTCCTCCGTACAGTGTGAGtagatcaaatcaaatcaaatcaaagtttatttgtatagcgcttttaacaactcaagttgtcgcaaagcagctttacagggtttacaaggttaacaatactatgggtccagaaccctaatgagcaagccaaaggcgacagtggcgaggaaaaactccctatgatgagAGGACAGATGAGGAACAGTATCTTTGAAGAAGCGATTTGTTTGTCTGATGTAAAAACGCCATTAATGTCTTTACAGAGCTGCTTCTGCTCTATATTTCAATGACTAATTAGTTTCCTGCAGATGGAGGGGTGGGTGACTAAATGGGATTTTATTTACTGCtttaatataaatgtatatCCGTTTTCTTATTGAAGGTATGaagctgacctttgacctttcccTTCCCAGACTGAGCTTGGGTAGTGAGAGTGACAGCAGTGACGGCCCCCACCGCCCCAACCGAGACCcgccagccccgcccccaaaacaTTTGCCCTGCAATAACAAGGTGAATCAAGACCCTGGTGTGGACTCTTCTAACAGTATGATGTGCAGATGGACACACAATAGAAGAATCAGTTTATTGCTAGTTTGCTCCcatgacatttacattttctgTGAGTCAAGAGTGTAAGCGGAGTCAAGAATGTAGGCTGATACCCTGTGACACGGGTTGCACAGGGTTTCAAGTGTTGCGGGCTAAGGGCCGGAGGAATGTGGCTCAACTGGAAGCTACTGGTTAGACCAGTGGGAGACTGCTGTGAGATCTCTACTGGAAGCTACTGGTTAGGTCATTGAGAGACTGCTGTGAGATCTCGACTGGAAGCTACTGGTTAGATCAGTGGGAGACTGGTGTTAGATCTCGACTGGAATCTATGGGTTAGATCAGTGGGAGACTGGTGTTAGATCTCGACTGGAAGCTACTGGTTAGATCAGTGGGAGACTGGTGTTAGATCTCGACTGGAATCTACTGGTTAGATCAGTGGGAGACTGCTGTGAGATCTCGACTGGAATCTATGGGTTAGATCAGTGGGAGACTGGTGTTAGATCTCGACTGGAAGCTACTGGTTAGATCAGTGGGAGACTGGTGTTAGATCTTGACTGGAATCTACAGGTTAGATCAGTGGGAGACTGGTGTTAGATCTCGACTGGAATCTACTGGTTAGATCAGTGGGAGACTGGTGTGAGATCTTGACTGGTATCTACTGGTTAGATCAGAGGGAGACTGCTGTGAGATCTCATACGGAAAGCTACTGATTAGACCAGTGGGAGACTGAGGTGAGATCTTGACTGGAAGCTACTGGTTAGATCAGTGGGAGACTGCTGTGAGATCTAGTCTGGAAGCTACTGGTGAGATCAGTGGGAGACTGTTGTGAGATCTCTACTAGAAATACAGAATGTGCTAATTCGTAACTAAGCTTTAATTGTCTCTTCCTGATCTCCAGGTGGCAGGCAGAAAAAGCCCAGATCCCTGTCTGAGGCAGGAGAAGGCTCTGAAGAAGGTCTACGA encodes:
- the mllt1a gene encoding protein ENL — translated: MEDQCTVQVKLELGHRAQLRKKATSEGFTHDWMVFVRGPENSDIQHFVDKVVFRLHESFPKPKRVCKEPPYKVEESGYAGFLMPIEVYFKNKEEPKKVLFNYDLFLNLEGNPPVNHLRCEKLTFNNPTRDFRRKLLKAGGIMVVPEGSEVVTRPSPDYPMLPTIPLSAFSDPKKSKISQGPKELLKDNSSNSKASKPHKLAKEHRERPRNDSDSKTSSKGDAERDGGVSKGSREPSSFSSSSSSKKPEIKVKQETKALPKAAFKEPKLSLKEPKMEGASPKGGGTGGGTGGGVGGASSDSKSSSKRPSNADSPKPGIKKPKKGITEGSKNSGGGAFPGTSPRVSSSTTTPGYGEKKGSKDRARWAKGKQDTQEVKEPKKPPETDDSNSDDEVSSKSEQSAPSSPSNSSSSSDSSSDSDFEPQQKQGQGPLRSMVEDLQSEESDEDDSSSDEETPVKNNPPNRDARLSLGSESDSSDGPHRPNRDPPAPPPKHLPCNNKVAGRKSPDPCLRQEKALKKVYDKAYTEELVDLHRRLMALRERNVLQQIVNLIEETGHFNVTNTTFDFDLFSLDESTVRKLQSYLEATAT